Sequence from the Streptomyces mobaraensis NBRC 13819 = DSM 40847 genome:
TCCGTCGCGCCGGTTGCGGCGCATCGGCCGGGGAGGAGCGGGCATGCGGTCCGGTGCCCACCGGCGGCACGGAGCCGGCAAGCGATGGGCGGCAACGGCATGGACGGTTGTGAGACCGGGAGGTGGACGATGCTCTGGTGGGGCTGGCTGATCATTGCGGCCGTGGGCCTGCTCGTCGTGGCCGGCACCCTGGCCGGCGTACAGGCGCGCAGGCGGGCCGGAACGGTGATCGTGGTCCGGCGCGGGCACCGGGCGGGCAGGGGAGGCACGCGGTGGACTCGCTGATGCTCGCGTCCGAGCTGGCCAAGCGGCCGGTGGTGACCCTGGACGGGGAAGCCGTCGCGGAGATCAAGGACACGGTCTTCGACGGCGCGGCCGGGCAGATCACCGGGTTCACGCTCAATGGGCGCGGCCTGCTGGCCGGGCCGCTCAAGCAGAGCCTGCCGTGGTCCTCGGTGCACGCGCTGGGCCGGCACGCGGTGATGATCCCCGGCCGGGAGGCGCTGGCCGAGCCGGCGGCCGTCGTGGCCTCGGGCGAGGCGGCGCACGGTGCGGTGCCGGGGGCGAAGGTGCTGACGGAAGAGGGCG
This genomic interval carries:
- a CDS encoding PRC-barrel domain-containing protein, with translation MDSLMLASELAKRPVVTLDGEAVAEIKDTVFDGAAGQITGFTLNGRGLLAGPLKQSLPWSSVHALGRHAVMIPGREALAEPAAVVASGEAAHGAVPGAKVLTEEGVEAGSVLDVVVAPDGRVVGFRISATEAFVHREHGRNGVFVPRGEALAVSGRALVLPSGASHFVADDLPSFTTQVEIFAARAADTRPRGADAGTAAEGKEHL